CAAAGAGTTGATATGATGAGGAACAATACTCCCATTCCGGCGTAATAATCAAGGAAGTTTGATGTCATGACATGGCAGCATGATATCACTGCGTCTGCTGCGGCCATGTCACGACATCAAACTTCCTTAATTATTATGCCAGAATGGGGGTATAGTTCCTGATCATATCGGTCTAGAAAATCGCAGCTTTTAATTTTCCGTCTGTTTTAACACATCATATCAGAACATaagagtcaagttttgaaactctttggtcattttgaaCGTGATGttactggtctaattggattcaatgatctatgctgagctatgctaaaagtgctatcgccagacTCGGAGATCCAAAATGGTAAAACTCAACTTATTAACTCTGGGGGAGTATTTCCAAATAACGTGGAGTGTTCCACTAAAAactacatataaataaataaaaaaccaaACCGAAAAACTGAGACCTGAGAAATGCTTCTGGACCAGTTCATCTTACAAAGTGGTCTATAGGATATCTGGGGCCACGAAACCTGAACCTGAGAACACGAAAAAGATATAAGATTGTTCTTAAGATATATTATAAGAAGTTTGTAGGAATGTTGGAGGGAAGTCTGAGGAAGTAAGTTCTCCAAAAaacaattcttaaaaataaataacatacttTGTCAATGATTACATTCGCCTGCTTGTGAGGTActgtatattgtaatatatgCAATAAACTTTTTTGTATAACAAGTGGCTCTATGTCCTCTAGGGGTGATCCAGACAAGAGTGACATCTGGGGGAACACACCCCTACATCACGCCGCCGCCAACAGTCACATGCAGATCCTCAGCTTCTTGGTAAACTTCGGCGCTAACCTCTTCGCTCTGGACAATGATTTTCACACACCGATGGACGTCGCCGCCTCTCGAGACCACATGGACTGTGTCCGCTTTCTAGATGGTGCCGCGTCCAAACAGACGAACCAGAATGCCAAAAAGGTAGCGCGTCTGAAGGAGCAGGCCACAAAAGATGCGGAGCGCAGGGTGAAGCAGTGCGAACGTGTGAAGAAGAAACACCAGAACAAGATGGATAAGATGTACCGCGACTCCGTCTCTGAAGCCAGTTTAGCCTCTTCAACCACAGGTACCATGAACAGCGTGAACAGAGAACAGTTCTCCAAACTCATTGCGGCAGACACCAATGGCTCTGTCAAAACAACGATCAAGGGAACCCTTCAACGCAAGTTTGGGAAAAAAGACAAGGGGACCGTGAGCAGACAGGGGGACGGCAATGTGATTTTCGTTAAACAGGACAGCGGCTCAAAGGAGAAGCCTGGTTTTGTTGACGTCTTCAATGAGCAAGATGAAAATGAGGAGGATGAAGAGGatgattttgaaaatgaagaagAGGGGGCCAGTCAGTTCAAGTCTATTTTTGAAAGGCCAGGTCTCGGGAAAATGGTTTTCCGCAAGAACTTCTCCAGGGAAATGGGCATCGAACCCGAGGATCTCCCTAGTGGCAATACAGAAGACCTGGGCTTCCTCATTCGCCAGGAGGTGTTCGAGTCTGTGGAGGAGGGGCTAGAGGGTTTTGAGGAGGAGTCAGATCTTCCTTGGAATGAAGCGGAGATTGGTCTGGATGAGGAAGATGAGACGTCGCATTTGGATTCGTTCTTGGCTTCTATCTGTCTGATGGACTTTGCTCCCGTGTTCAGCCGTGAGCAACTGGATCTCGACGCTCTCATGCTCTGCTCAGATGATGATCTTAAGAGCATCCGCATCCAACTTGGGCCACGCAAAAAGATTTTGGAAGCAGTGGCTCGCAGGAAGGCAGTCCTGGGGAGTTCTGATGTTGTGAAGGACACTTTcctttgataaaaacattaatttctgAGGTTCACAAACACGAGGAAAGTTTCTCTCTTTTGTGATTCCATTACAGTTTGGTTGTCGTTGTCTCTGCTTATAGCTGACTATCTGTGGTTTATTTTATTggctttacaaaataaaacaccagTTAAAATGTGTACTCAGTGTCTTTTTGATTATCGTAAAAACATTTTGCCTTTGAAAGTAAAGTCATTTATACActatatttgtgattttatgcaaaatttaagtctatccatccatccatcctttcatccatccatcctctAGCTatctgtccatctgtctgtctatccatccaaccatccatccatcctttcATCTATGCACACCTCAAGGTTTAACGGCCACGATGCGAATTCCCCAGGTTGTGCATTATTTTCAAAGAATTCAACGACCTGTCGTCAATTATTCCTTacatgatagatagatagatagatagatagatagatagatagatagatagatagatagatggatatgAGTGAAAACTTGACATGGAGTTTCTGTGCAAGCTGCAGTACTCAGTGCCATAGAAAGCTGTGTGTAAAGTCCCGTTTATCCATTCCACAGACAAATTTAaggtgttgtttttgttattttgtgatatATGCTTTGGTTTTCGTCTGAACAGTCCTGTCACCCTTGTAGATATGTTCATGCTTTCATTAAATATCAAGAGTTACTTCTTCTCAGACAATGGgatttcactttcattttgtcTGTTGTAAGATCTATATTCAGTTCAACTTGGTGCATTGATATGGAACTGTAATTCGGTCGACAGATCTGGAACTGCATAGGTGTGCGTTTGACTTAAAAATAAGGCAAACCCATGGTATAAGTGTGAAATAATGCACAGAACAAAGAGACAGAGGTACAGTAAATTGCTGATAACTTTATATTAATGGGAGTTCAAGTAAGCCGGAGAGATGCCATCTGAACTGGTAAACAGACAAATGATTAACGCCAACATCTCAGACATGAGAAACAGCCACAGGTCCTTCATAGAGAGAggataaattaaacaaattagttgtaaataaatgtggTTTGGCTTTGATCACTAAAAGCattcataatatatttttcctcATTTAGTGTAGCATTCACTCACTTTTTCTTTGTGGACTCAGTACTGTCTTCTGTTCTGTTATTCAGTGCTATCTCCTCCATGAGCTGGTACTGAATGtcctctcctcctctttctCGTTTGTCTTCCCTCCTAATTGCAGATCTGGTCCTTTGGCTCTCATTTGGGATGGATTGAGAATCCTGGTGCAACTTTTCCGGAGCAGCCTGTTGACGCAAGTAGGAAAACCAATCATTCCATCACATGAATTGTGTCACAGATGGCAATTAATGAAGGAAAGTGGCATTACAGTTGGTATTTGGTTTGTGAATGAGTTGTGCTTAGCCTGTGTTTCATCAATGATCTCATCCTCCGTAGAGCAAGCTTCTTGTGTCTGAACGATGACCTGCTATAGAAAACATGATTATGAGTGCCATCggtatattgaaaataaatatcagAATGACCCTTACGTCAGAAAGCAGGCCAGTGTAGTAATCCATCTTCTTTTCTTCTTCAAGAACAATCCTCTGGGAAATCAGAATAATGCAGACATTTGTATGCGTCatgattttaattattgtattcaaaactgtttttatcacgttttttattgaaaagtaAAGTTACACCACACAAACcactttgatgtttttaaagtggAGCTCACCTCCAGACTGGGAAGTTTTTCCTTAATGTCATTGATCCTCTCCTCAGCTCCCTCCACAGCAATGTGATCCAGAAACAGCTGAACAGAGAATAAACacattcctttaaaaaacacaaaaggccGTTATTCTGACATAGTTGaccaaatatttatgtaattacCAGTTGATGAAAAAGGCTGTTGAAGGCCTTCAAGATTGCAATCTCATATTCCTTttgaaacaaacagaaaaactattttcattAAGTGCCGTAAAATGAGcgtatttgtgaccctgtgagTGTTTATTCTTACCTGTTCAATGACTTTTAGATGCAGATCATATAGATTGATAAGGAAGGATTGATCTGTGTTAGACGGATGCTCGGCAATTGAAATCGACCCAGCTGACATCTGCAGGAGTGAATGATACAGACAAgcccaacaaacaaacaatttcaCATTTACCAAACGTTTGAAGTGGAGAAAACAAATAGCAGCAACATTTTACAGTAGCCTACACCACACTtaccaacacaacaaaacagagCAGACTATAATATAAGAATTGTTAAATTGTAGTTGAAGAGAAAAAAAGCGTGCTTGTTCAATAAAGTTCAActgcaatgtttttaaataaaataatttaattgctGCTGTTTGAACATTTCACCATAGCAacgttatttttatttctatcaaCAGACAAATGTAATTGGCTAATTTAACAAGACAATATCATTAACATTGTTGATAAGAATAAGTAAATCCAGaatgtaatgataataataaaagacaataaataaactatttaaataatCATGTATATTAATTATATGATCATGCACCGAAAAAACTACTAAACTTCCAAAACTAGAATTTggaaatatatatcattttcaataaatttacacactgaaaaaaaactagCAGGATTTACCTAATAGTTTAAAAGCACTACTtaatactaaataaaacaacatttcattttctaaagcttaaatttcagtgtttgtttacatgtaaaGTCAGTTCATTGATGAGCCTAAGAGAGCATATGTGTATAAgcgaaaaagaaaatattttttaaatgatcattttgaacCATGCAAAAAAGTTATGCCTTGACCATCTTAGGAATGATGTCACACTTGTTATGTCACTGATGCCATGAACCAAGCATAATACATGATTGGTAGAAACACCATAATGGTGATAATGTAAAGAATCACGGCAATAATATCGACTATCCGGGCTGCTCTGGTCCAGTACAGACATCTTCTCTCCGCTGGGTTCTCATCAGAGTTCATAACAGCATCTGTGAAGGGGAAAAAAACTTGGCTCTAGATGAATTCTCTTATTGTTGTTGGCATACAAAATAACCAAAGTTTTGAAAAccatgttgtttgtaaaaaccATAGTAACCAAAAAAACACGGTTACTACActtgtaccacaaaaaaacatggttaattttcgtaagggtgaacatcttttcacatcatgcgtttttgcatcaaattatagagcGTATTATGGATAACAGTATTGATAACTACCGGTATCTATATTGGTATCGATCAAATCTTAACGGTACCCATCACTAGTCATTACCATCCGGAATTGTGAATCGAATTTGTGACCATCAGGTTACAAGTCCAACTATCTAACCATTAGACCATGACTGTCCATGTTAGGCGAAGAATGCCCATGACAGCAAGATACAGCCTGACAAAATACAACTAACAGGATCAAAATCCTAAACAAACATCTTAtattgtatgttaatttaaataaagaagcttaaacaggaagtgcttctggaacTGTGCATTAAAATGATCTATGTGCTGTATATTGTGATAAAATTAAACATGGATGAACTTTGTAAATTTTCTGTGCTTTACCAAAATCatgaattaaacaaacattattttagaaACAGAAGAAATGTTTGATGTGGTCAAATGTTTAGTACATTTCGCTGCTGTCTTTCTAAAATCTTGTATCTCCACATTTTTGCtgcaaatcattattataaatcaccctttatgtttgtcacttggtAACATCtaatcaataaaatgtatttaaaactgCTTGTAATCTTTGACAACAccgtatttaattatttaaaaagtgcagCGCTTTTCCATTGCCTGGTAAACAGTAAATTTGGACATCCCAGGTCTGGAAAGACAGCGACGATATGTGAAATACTCACCAGTAACGGCAGATGTGGAATCTATGGGTGCTTGTGATCTCAGAATCTGCTCTCCTTTAGCCATTAAAAAATTCACGAAGATGGTCTCCAGAATGCTGATGCCAATGAGAATGAAAATCGTAATGCAGTAGACCCCTGCAGTGAAAGATACGTACAGCAAATTATCTTTGAATCGTTTCGATACATTTCTGTCTTTCACAACTAACGGCTAACAGTTAAGGTTGGGAATCGATTATGAATGGAAATCGAAAGGAATGGGAATCAGATACTGGAAATTAAAAATTCCTGTGtgaatattttcagaaatgtacaTGTGTTAACTTCTGTTAAAGCACAGGAAACACAAATGTACcatagttttattatattaactaCAGCTTAACCATGATGTAGTTCAGCTATGGTTATACAAATTCTttttaaacagacaaaacatGGTTGCTATGTGTTTATATACACAAACGGTGCTCATTAATACGCATAAGAATCCAtatgagtttggttccaaagtgagattttaaaaacaaaaacataacatttttattatgttatcatattAGTTAGCTagtattatttgttattatggcttaaatcaaaacaaactaacTTCAGTTTGAATAATATTAATTGGATTGCACAATTAAAAGCAtgatatttgaaattatatctcattttggaaccactctttatatatagtgtatacagttgaaagaaaaagtatgtgaaccctttgggcttacttggatttcttcataaattggtcataaaatgtgttctgatcttcatctaagtcacaacaatagagaaacacagtctgcttaaactaataccgcacaaacattatacattttcatgtttttattgaacacaacatgtaaacattcatagtgcagggtggaaaaagtatgtgaacctttgggtttaataactggttgaccctcctttggcagtaataacctcaaccaaacgtttcctatagttgcagatcagacctgcacaacggtcaggagaaatttggaccattcctctttacaaaagtgtttcagttcagcaatattcttgggatgtctggtgtgaatcgctctcttgaggtcatgccacagcatctcaatcgggttgaggtcaggactctgactgggccactccagaaggcgtattttcttctgttgaagccattctgttgttgatttacttctatgctttgggtcgttgtcctgttgcatcgtccatcctctgttaagcttcagttggcggacagatggtcttaagttttcctgcaaaatgtcttaaaaaaactttggaattcatttttccatcgatgacagtaatccgtccagggcctgaggcagcaaagcagccccaaaccatgatgcccccttcaccgtatttcacagttgggatgaggttttgatgttggtgtgctgtgccttttgttctccacacatagcgttgtgtgttctttccaaacaacttaattttggtttcatctgtccacagaatgttttgccagcagtgctgtggaacatccaggtgctcttttgcaaacttcaaacgtgctgcaaggttttttttggacagcagtggcttcctccgtggtgtcctcccatgaagtccattcttgtttaatgttttccttattgtagatttgtcaacaaaaatgttagcatgtgccagagatttctgtaagtgtttagctgacactctaggattcttcttcacctcattgagcattctgcgctgtgctcttgcagtcatctttacaggacgacaacgcctagggagtgtagcaacagtgctgaactttctccatttgtagacaatctgttttaccgtggacacatggacatcaaagCTTTTAggtatacttttgtagccctttccagctttatgtaagtaaacaattcttgatcgtaggtcttctgagagctcttttgtgcgaggcatggttcacatcagacaacgcttcttcagaacagcaaactcaaaactggtgtgtgttttttattggacaggccagctttaatcaacacatccaatctcatcacattgattggaccccaggttggctgactcctggctccaattagctcttggagaagtcattagcctagggattcacatactttttccaccttgcactatgaatgtttacatgttgtgttcaataaaaacatgaaaacgtataatgtttgtgcggtattagtttaagcagactgtgtttctctattgttgtgacttagatgaagatcataacacattttatgaccaatttatgaagaaatccaagtaagccaaagggttcacatactttttctttcaactgtatatatatattgcaaacTAGTCaaatgtcatgattctgccacatcatgtcatgtttctttCTGCCTAGTGGTGAAATAATAACCAGGGATGCACATAAGTGGATAATAATTGgataatattaacaaatttaagaagtaatacattttcattgtattttaagtttaatttaaactaatataaatatagttttaatcacactgtattattttgtttacttttctttaaaagtaactttttccatccatccattttctaccgcttatccgaactacctcgggtcacagggagcctgcgcctatctcaggagtcatcgggcatcaaggcaggatacaccctggatggagtagtaactttttttaataggtaaatataatttgtcacaCTATGTGCAGTGTGAGAACCAAACCGAATCTACAGGTGCTATCTTCAGAGCCTGACAGAaaattgttttatgtggagagagacaattTTGGCACTTATGGGTCACCATAGTCTCTCTGAGGTCTCGACTTTGTTCCGGCCCTCTTGCTTCCTTGTTAGTTCTCATTATGATTTCATGCCCAATACTTGTTCCCCTCCTCATTCATCCCATTACTTAATGCCCctctgttttctgtcctgtgctggttcattgtcatTCATTTCATGTGGGTGAGTTCCTGTCTCTGTTAGTCTGGTCTGGTGTGGTTGTCAGGTTTTGGCAGAGACGAAACAGACAGAATGGTAAGAttataagtttaatttgcagAATGGATCGGTACAACGAAATAGGTGAATATCCGGTAAGATGACAAAACAGATGGAAACTTATCCGTAGTGTaaccaagtctctctctttatcttgcaGATAAAGCTGATGATGAATTCCTTTGCAGGCGGGAAGAAGGTTCGCTGAGAAGATCGGGATAGTAGGTAGGAATACAGGTACGTATGGTATAGAGTCTGTGTCATGTGTAGACGAGATCAGACAATGAGTGAATGTTGGTCTGTGGTATAAATGGGTGCACTgctgatgaggtccaggtgatAGTGATTAGTAATCGGGTGACAATGAGCGTGTGAATGACTGAGTGGGCGGAATGAGGGAATGAGGGAATGAGTGGAGTGAGATGGTGATGGAATCCTGACAGTGGTCAGGTCCGGTCTAGTCAAGTCATTTGTATTGAATGTTAAATGTTATCTTTAGTCTCGTTAGGTGTAGTTAGTCCTCGTTCCTGTGTGTTATgtactttttcttattttaccccctcgtgggttctTGTTTagtctttgtttaattttattattaaagagaAGGTAGCATGAGttcatgaaaatgacacttcatgcagtctgttatgttgctgtgtttgaaagtaagctgtctgccaagttgtaagtccgaaggtgaataaataacaaagttgtTTGCTTGTAATAATGGGAAACGCCTCTGAATCACAGaaacgagacgtggaatagttcacccgcatgtctacgtcactatacatagtccccgcctatgtTTTGTTGAGACTGACGCGAAAACTTATTTCTCCTCCcacaaacactgtcgctcgttcgtgatgcgtgtgtatcatgtctggAACgcgtgttctacggtgtgacactaactcggtcttatttcaactaccaaaggaagaatgtctgagggaaaaatggttacaattcattcaAACTATACCAACAGAGTATAACCCTAGGGTTTAACTGTGCGCACGTCATTTCACAGAAGATTgctttaataatcttggcgcgttcaatgcaggatatgtgaaacgactatccttaaagagggggcaataccaactctatttggacctgttagctccaccgaatcacaacctgtaagtttgtctattcatttttgtcttaacttcaagaaatattttcgtaccttatgtctgtgtttagctaatgcatataacgctaacattagcatgaaccgttatttctggggtgttacagtttgtttatctggctattaaccattttgacacatttgccgcacgtgcacctatatagatatatttgggtgatactacaataatgtttcataacgtcgactttctgaaatgctttatgtaccatgacaacgctcagttaagacgaaataatagtttTACTAACTTATTAACAgtgttttaagtaaaaaattatattttatttcattgatgagcaaaagcacaacatgcatgttgtcacactgggagtttttatgacaagagttgtcactcgccactgacaaacatcctgctccagtcgtggtggagtttgttgtggattagcgtcttctgatgcttcgttgtcagactcgggctcaaattagTACGGTagaatcgccgccatctctagctacacatactATATAcgtgacatccaaccacatgtaaaccgtaatcctgtaatgaaggtagtggggttccatttgcgacaaatgatgaacgtgTTTGACCAATGACAACAGacacaccatctgaccaatgacatgacacaaggttagcgggtaggcgggtaggcggggcctatacggatgaatcgcggaacgaatcatttgagagtcagtcaagaagtaaggtacgaataactgcctattattacgacattatagtgtttaaacacattgtatttacttgttgttggacactccataaaccaaagtagggcctaaaaaaacatatgctaggtactctttaaattCTTGTCAACCCCTTACCCGCTGTCCACCTCTGGGTCGTCTGTCCATGTCCCGCTCATATCGTGTCATCAATAAGCAGGCCAAATGACCATACAGGTTGATGTCTAAATGTTTAACTTAAACTTTGGAAACTTCAACTGGGAATCGATAAGAATCGGATTTGATAAAATTCAAATGATACTAAAacactacactcttaaaaataaa
This region of Triplophysa dalaica isolate WHDGS20190420 chromosome 7, ASM1584641v1, whole genome shotgun sequence genomic DNA includes:
- the anks4b gene encoding ankyrin repeat and SAM domain-containing protein 4B, encoding MSRYHKAAIDGYLDLLKEATRKDLNTPDEDGMTPTLWAAYHGHIEALQLICSRGGDPDKSDIWGNTPLHHAAANSHMQILSFLVNFGANLFALDNDFHTPMDVAASRDHMDCVRFLDGAASKQTNQNAKKVARLKEQATKDAERRVKQCERVKKKHQNKMDKMYRDSVSEASLASSTTGTMNSVNREQFSKLIAADTNGSVKTTIKGTLQRKFGKKDKGTVSRQGDGNVIFVKQDSGSKEKPGFVDVFNEQDENEEDEEDDFENEEEGASQFKSIFERPGLGKMVFRKNFSREMGIEPEDLPSGNTEDLGFLIRQEVFESVEEGLEGFEEESDLPWNEAEIGLDEEDETSHLDSFLASICLMDFAPVFSREQLDLDALMLCSDDDLKSIRIQLGPRKKILEAVARRKAVLGSSDVVKDTFL
- the LOC130426697 gene encoding uncharacterized protein LOC130426697 isoform X1; the protein is MSAGSISIAEHPSNTDQSFLINLYDLHLKVIEQEYEIAILKAFNSLFHQLLFLDHIAVEGAEERINDIKEKLPSLERIVLEEEKKMDYYTGLLSDQVIVQTQEACSTEDEIIDETQAKHNSFTNQIPTAAPEKLHQDSQSIPNESQRTRSAIRREDKRERGGEDIQYQLMEEIALNNRTEDSTESTKKKTCGCFSCLRCWR
- the LOC130426697 gene encoding uncharacterized protein LOC130426697 isoform X2; translated protein: MSAGSISIAEHPSNTDQSFLINLYDLHLKVIEQEYEIAILKAFNSLFHQLLFLDHIAVEGAEERINDIKEKLPSLERIVLEEEKKMDYYTGLLSDVIVQTQEACSTEDEIIDETQAKHNSFTNQIPTAAPEKLHQDSQSIPNESQRTRSAIRREDKRERGGEDIQYQLMEEIALNNRTEDSTESTKKKTCGCFSCLRCWR